A region from the Benincasa hispida cultivar B227 chromosome 10, ASM972705v1, whole genome shotgun sequence genome encodes:
- the LOC120088177 gene encoding nudix hydrolase 9 isoform X3, translated as MEKAVDVPRSPFKILIACPSGLPPSQVSIAFSESYDRIPHPDSSLEDSISEIWNQRLQTNSFLFNGKKFRYGGFTFLSEGGSMNEDSHVRLHLGLTDYRTFVGTNLSPLWERFLVPSEDDSISCQHSSSPLGNGAIVETSDGKIVLLQRSNNVSEFPGHFVFPGGHPEPQELGIESHGDVKGFADSNTINRKLSQEMFDSIIREVVEEIGVPPESLSDPVFIGISRRELNVRPAAFFFINCSLDSVEIQKFYTSAQDGYESTQLYTVPMLKI; from the exons ATGGAGAAGGCAGTGGATGTACCACGCTCCCCGTTCAAGATCCTGATCGCATGTCCTTCTGGTCTTCCTCCATCACAG GTTTCTATAGCTTTCAGCGAGAGTTACGATAGAATTCCGCATCCCGATTCAAGCTTGGAGGATTCTATTTCCGAG ATTTGGAATCAACGGCTTCAGACGAACTCATTTTTATTCAATGGAAAGAAGTTCAGA TATGGAGGATTTACATTCCTTAGTGAAGGAGGTAGTATGAATGAAGATTCTCATGTACGTCTCCACTTAGGTTTGACAGATTATAG GACTTTTGTGGGAACAAACTTAAGTCCTCTGTGGGAAAGGTTCCTTGTTCCATCAGAAG ATGACTCAATCTCTTGTCAACACTCCTCAAGTCCTCTGGGTAATGGTGCTATTGTGGAGACTTCAGATGGGAAAATAGTTTTGTTGCAGAGGAGTAATAATGTCAGTGAGTTTCCAGGTCACTTTGTATTTCCAGGAGGTCATCCAGAG CCGCAAGAGCTTGGAATTGAATCCCATGGCGATGTGAAAGGTTTTGCAGATTCCAACACCATCAACAGAAAGCTTTCGCAGGAGATGTTTGACAGCATTATCCGTGAAGTTGTAGAAGAAATTGGAGTACCGCCAGAATCCCTT AGCGACCCAGTTTTTATTGGTATATCCCGCAGAGAATTAAATGTCAGACCAGCtgcttttttctttataaattgtAGTCTGGATTCTGTCGAAATTCAGAAATTCTATACCAGTGCACAAGATGGCTACGAGTCCACTCAACTTTATACAGTTCCAATG Ctcaaaatttga
- the LOC120088177 gene encoding nudix hydrolase 9 isoform X2, with the protein MEKAVDVPRSPFKILIACPSGLPPSQVSIAFSESYDRIPHPDSSLEDSISEYGGFTFLSEGGSMNEDSHVRLHLGLTDYRTFVGTNLSPLWERFLVPSEDDSISCQHSSSPLGNGAIVETSDGKIVLLQRSNNVSEFPGHFVFPGGHPEPQELGIESHGDVKGFADSNTINRKLSQEMFDSIIREVVEEIGVPPESLSDPVFIGISRRELNVRPAAFFFINCSLDSVEIQKFYTSAQDGYESTQLYTVPMIDIENVTSKMPGCHHGGFYLYKLMLQAANDNNIIGD; encoded by the exons ATGGAGAAGGCAGTGGATGTACCACGCTCCCCGTTCAAGATCCTGATCGCATGTCCTTCTGGTCTTCCTCCATCACAG GTTTCTATAGCTTTCAGCGAGAGTTACGATAGAATTCCGCATCCCGATTCAAGCTTGGAGGATTCTATTTCCGAG TATGGAGGATTTACATTCCTTAGTGAAGGAGGTAGTATGAATGAAGATTCTCATGTACGTCTCCACTTAGGTTTGACAGATTATAG GACTTTTGTGGGAACAAACTTAAGTCCTCTGTGGGAAAGGTTCCTTGTTCCATCAGAAG ATGACTCAATCTCTTGTCAACACTCCTCAAGTCCTCTGGGTAATGGTGCTATTGTGGAGACTTCAGATGGGAAAATAGTTTTGTTGCAGAGGAGTAATAATGTCAGTGAGTTTCCAGGTCACTTTGTATTTCCAGGAGGTCATCCAGAG CCGCAAGAGCTTGGAATTGAATCCCATGGCGATGTGAAAGGTTTTGCAGATTCCAACACCATCAACAGAAAGCTTTCGCAGGAGATGTTTGACAGCATTATCCGTGAAGTTGTAGAAGAAATTGGAGTACCGCCAGAATCCCTT AGCGACCCAGTTTTTATTGGTATATCCCGCAGAGAATTAAATGTCAGACCAGCtgcttttttctttataaattgtAGTCTGGATTCTGTCGAAATTCAGAAATTCTATACCAGTGCACAAGATGGCTACGAGTCCACTCAACTTTATACAGTTCCAATG ATTGATATAGAGAACGTGACGTCGAAAATGCCAGGATGCCATCATGGCGGATTTTATCTCTACAAGCTGATGCTACAAGCTGCCaatgataataatataattggtgATTAG
- the LOC120088177 gene encoding nudix hydrolase 9 isoform X1, with amino-acid sequence MEKAVDVPRSPFKILIACPSGLPPSQVSIAFSESYDRIPHPDSSLEDSISEIWNQRLQTNSFLFNGKKFRYGGFTFLSEGGSMNEDSHVRLHLGLTDYRTFVGTNLSPLWERFLVPSEDDSISCQHSSSPLGNGAIVETSDGKIVLLQRSNNVSEFPGHFVFPGGHPEPQELGIESHGDVKGFADSNTINRKLSQEMFDSIIREVVEEIGVPPESLSDPVFIGISRRELNVRPAAFFFINCSLDSVEIQKFYTSAQDGYESTQLYTVPMIDIENVTSKMPGCHHGGFYLYKLMLQAANDNNIIGD; translated from the exons ATGGAGAAGGCAGTGGATGTACCACGCTCCCCGTTCAAGATCCTGATCGCATGTCCTTCTGGTCTTCCTCCATCACAG GTTTCTATAGCTTTCAGCGAGAGTTACGATAGAATTCCGCATCCCGATTCAAGCTTGGAGGATTCTATTTCCGAG ATTTGGAATCAACGGCTTCAGACGAACTCATTTTTATTCAATGGAAAGAAGTTCAGA TATGGAGGATTTACATTCCTTAGTGAAGGAGGTAGTATGAATGAAGATTCTCATGTACGTCTCCACTTAGGTTTGACAGATTATAG GACTTTTGTGGGAACAAACTTAAGTCCTCTGTGGGAAAGGTTCCTTGTTCCATCAGAAG ATGACTCAATCTCTTGTCAACACTCCTCAAGTCCTCTGGGTAATGGTGCTATTGTGGAGACTTCAGATGGGAAAATAGTTTTGTTGCAGAGGAGTAATAATGTCAGTGAGTTTCCAGGTCACTTTGTATTTCCAGGAGGTCATCCAGAG CCGCAAGAGCTTGGAATTGAATCCCATGGCGATGTGAAAGGTTTTGCAGATTCCAACACCATCAACAGAAAGCTTTCGCAGGAGATGTTTGACAGCATTATCCGTGAAGTTGTAGAAGAAATTGGAGTACCGCCAGAATCCCTT AGCGACCCAGTTTTTATTGGTATATCCCGCAGAGAATTAAATGTCAGACCAGCtgcttttttctttataaattgtAGTCTGGATTCTGTCGAAATTCAGAAATTCTATACCAGTGCACAAGATGGCTACGAGTCCACTCAACTTTATACAGTTCCAATG ATTGATATAGAGAACGTGACGTCGAAAATGCCAGGATGCCATCATGGCGGATTTTATCTCTACAAGCTGATGCTACAAGCTGCCaatgataataatataattggtgATTAG
- the LOC120088177 gene encoding nudix hydrolase 9 isoform X5, which yields MEKAVDVPRSPFKILIACPSGLPPSQVSIAFSESYDRIPHPDSSLEDSISEIWNQRLQTNSFLFNGKKFRYGGFTFLSEGGSMNEDSHVRLHLGLTDYRTFVGTNLSPLWERFLVPSEDDSISCQHSSSPLGNGAIVETSDGKIVLLQRSNNVSEFPGHFVFPGGHPEPQELGIESHGDVKGFADSNTINRKLSQEMFDSIIREVVEEIGVPPESLV from the exons ATGGAGAAGGCAGTGGATGTACCACGCTCCCCGTTCAAGATCCTGATCGCATGTCCTTCTGGTCTTCCTCCATCACAG GTTTCTATAGCTTTCAGCGAGAGTTACGATAGAATTCCGCATCCCGATTCAAGCTTGGAGGATTCTATTTCCGAG ATTTGGAATCAACGGCTTCAGACGAACTCATTTTTATTCAATGGAAAGAAGTTCAGA TATGGAGGATTTACATTCCTTAGTGAAGGAGGTAGTATGAATGAAGATTCTCATGTACGTCTCCACTTAGGTTTGACAGATTATAG GACTTTTGTGGGAACAAACTTAAGTCCTCTGTGGGAAAGGTTCCTTGTTCCATCAGAAG ATGACTCAATCTCTTGTCAACACTCCTCAAGTCCTCTGGGTAATGGTGCTATTGTGGAGACTTCAGATGGGAAAATAGTTTTGTTGCAGAGGAGTAATAATGTCAGTGAGTTTCCAGGTCACTTTGTATTTCCAGGAGGTCATCCAGAG CCGCAAGAGCTTGGAATTGAATCCCATGGCGATGTGAAAGGTTTTGCAGATTCCAACACCATCAACAGAAAGCTTTCGCAGGAGATGTTTGACAGCATTATCCGTGAAGTTGTAGAAGAAATTGGAGTACCGCCAGAATCCCTTGTAT AG
- the LOC120088177 gene encoding nudix hydrolase 9 isoform X4, translated as MEKAVDVPRSPFKILIACPSGLPPSQVSIAFSESYDRIPHPDSSLEDSISEIWNQRLQTNSFLFNGKKFRYGGFTFLSEGGSMNEDSHVRLHLGLTDYRTFVGTNLSPLWERFLVPSEDDSISCQHSSSPLGNGAIVETSDGKIVLLQRSNNVSEFPGHFVFPGGHPEPQELGIESHGDVKGFADSNTINRKLSQEMFDSIIREVVEEIGVPPESLVC; from the exons ATGGAGAAGGCAGTGGATGTACCACGCTCCCCGTTCAAGATCCTGATCGCATGTCCTTCTGGTCTTCCTCCATCACAG GTTTCTATAGCTTTCAGCGAGAGTTACGATAGAATTCCGCATCCCGATTCAAGCTTGGAGGATTCTATTTCCGAG ATTTGGAATCAACGGCTTCAGACGAACTCATTTTTATTCAATGGAAAGAAGTTCAGA TATGGAGGATTTACATTCCTTAGTGAAGGAGGTAGTATGAATGAAGATTCTCATGTACGTCTCCACTTAGGTTTGACAGATTATAG GACTTTTGTGGGAACAAACTTAAGTCCTCTGTGGGAAAGGTTCCTTGTTCCATCAGAAG ATGACTCAATCTCTTGTCAACACTCCTCAAGTCCTCTGGGTAATGGTGCTATTGTGGAGACTTCAGATGGGAAAATAGTTTTGTTGCAGAGGAGTAATAATGTCAGTGAGTTTCCAGGTCACTTTGTATTTCCAGGAGGTCATCCAGAG CCGCAAGAGCTTGGAATTGAATCCCATGGCGATGTGAAAGGTTTTGCAGATTCCAACACCATCAACAGAAAGCTTTCGCAGGAGATGTTTGACAGCATTATCCGTGAAGTTGTAGAAGAAATTGGAGTACCGCCAGAATCCCTTGTATGTTAG